A region of the Roseibium algicola genome:
GTGAACTCAGAACGTAGCCCGTGGCGAGAAAGCAGACGCCGAGCAGGATCGAGGTTGCAATCAGACGCGCAAAATCCGCAAGGCCCGAGAGGGAGCCGAAACCCGCTGCCACAAGCAACCCGGCGGTCAGGCCGTAGCCGACAACCAGTGCGAATGCCAGAACCAGCGTGTGGCCGACGGCCTTGCCGATCAGGAATTCGACACGGGAGATCGGGCAGGACAGCGTCATCAGCAAAGTACCGCGTTCGATCTCGCCGCAGATGGCGTCGAATGCGAGCAACAGCGCGATGAGCGGCACGAGATAGACCGACAGACTGGCCAGAGAGGCAACGGTAATGGTCAGGCGGTCGACGCCGAGCGTTCCGGCTGGTGCCGAGCCGAGCAGGGCGAGCGCCAGCGAGAACACGGCGAGGATCATCGCTGCAAGCAGGATCCACCTGTTGCGGATACCGATGCGGATCTCTTGTCCTGCTACGGTGAGGATTCTGGAGAACATGGTTCAGGCCTCCTTGCCAGCGGAGCTGGAAAAATACCGGTAGACGTCATCGAGGCTCGGCGCGTGCACATCGACATCTTCAACCAGGTTGCCGAGTGCGCTGATTGCCGAAAGGGCTTTGACCTTGTCGTCCGCGTTGCAGTTGAATTCGACCGAACGTCCGTTCATCTGCCCGCCGCCGAGGCTTTCGGAGACATGGGCAAGATCTTCGGGCCTGGTCCAGACCTTCAGCCTGATCGGCAGCCCCGCCTGGGCACGCAGGCGGCTCAGGATGTCGTCGGCAACGAGCCGGCCTTTCGACAGGATCAGGATCCGGTCTGTCCGTGCCTCCAGTTCGGTAAGGGCGTGAGACGACAGCAGCACCGTCGTTCCCTGACCGGCGAT
Encoded here:
- a CDS encoding ABC transporter permease, whose translation is MFSRILTVAGQEIRIGIRNRWILLAAMILAVFSLALALLGSAPAGTLGVDRLTITVASLASLSVYLVPLIALLLAFDAICGEIERGTLLMTLSCPISRVEFLIGKAVGHTLVLAFALVVGYGLTAGLLVAAGFGSLSGLADFARLIATSILLGVCFLATGYVLSSLTRQSRTAAAASVAVWLMLVVLYDLALLGALVANPSGVFASDVFPYAILLNPADAFRLFNLAALGASDLVGGMAGVADTLPFDPLLALGSLAAFAGLAMAGSALLIKRIAP